The genomic interval AGACTTAGATTGGTGCGGTCCAATCTAAGTCTTTTATTTAGTCACCATCAAGGCTATCAAAACTATTAAATTGCATGTACTTGTAGTGCACACGCATATTGGCCATTTCAAATGGTGTTCCATCATCTAGGAAGTAAATTCCGGCCATGACACCTACTGGTTCAACTGGCTTTAGATCTAGTAAATCTTGATCAGCTGCGCTAGAAGGCTCTGCGGTCACAGTTAGGAAAGACTTCGTAACTGATTTCTTTGTTGCATCCTGTGTGTATTGGAACAAAGAATGTTCCACATTTTGTTCTGTTAAGTCTGGCAATAGCTTAACTGGAATTGTTGCATTCTCAATCATGAAGGCTGTCCCTTGCAACATACGTAGACGTTGCATTTGATAGACTTGTTCACCTTTCTTTAAAAACAATGCTTGGCGTACTTCTTCGCTTGCCGTTTCAACGTTGAAAGACAACACTTTGATTGC from Weissella ceti carries:
- a CDS encoding GntR family transcriptional regulator → MENEVIYMRVVADLKKRINAKEFPSLKLPDERSLAVSYDVSRSSIKRALMVLAQQGIIFKKRGSGTFVNPLYLKKQQMFQSAGQNLGVTDAYRHNGEAPAIKVLSFNVETASEEVRQALFLKKGEQVYQMQRLRMLQGTAFMIENATIPVKLLPDLTEQNVEHSLFQYTQDATKKSVTKSFLTVTAEPSSAADQDLLDLKPVEPVGVMAGIYFLDDGTPFEMANMRVHYKYMQFNSFDSLDGD